One genomic segment of Desulforamulus reducens MI-1 includes these proteins:
- a CDS encoding ISL3 family transposase, with translation MDILNLPHFKVLHVEQTEHDYSIRAEMASPPIICPNCYNRDFVGYGKKEQLFMDLPIHGKRVGILVNRRRYRCKECNKTFLEILPDMDEKRLATTRLIEYVQKQSLKRTFASISEDVGLDEKTVRNIFRDYVTHLEKTVRFATPEYLGIDEIHIIHPRCVVCNVKDRTIINILQNRNKETVIKYLMELPDRDRVKYVSMDMWQPYRDAVKLVLPQAKIIVDKFHVLRMANQGVETVRKDIRANMTPKQRRTLMHDRFVLLKRRHELKEAEFLKLESWTKNLPDLGKAYELKEEFFQVYESKNQAEAIERYNAWLSKVTDEICFAFEPLIKALTNWHHEVFNYFNHPITNAYTEALNGLIRVMNRLGRGYSFEALRAKILFTEGLSKSKRPLYRRQNREPIMSRMVIAETTIDYQNWDTGVPITTLVDFIEKGKI, from the coding sequence ATGGATATACTCAATTTACCTCACTTCAAAGTATTACATGTAGAACAAACAGAACACGATTACAGCATTAGGGCAGAAATGGCCTCACCGCCCATTATCTGCCCTAATTGTTATAATAGGGACTTTGTCGGATACGGTAAGAAAGAACAACTATTCATGGACTTGCCGATCCACGGCAAGCGTGTGGGTATCCTAGTTAACCGTAGGCGGTACCGGTGTAAAGAGTGCAATAAGACGTTCCTAGAGATATTACCAGACATGGACGAAAAACGTCTGGCCACCACCAGGTTAATTGAATATGTCCAGAAGCAGTCCTTAAAGCGTACATTCGCCAGCATATCCGAGGACGTGGGCCTGGATGAAAAGACAGTTCGTAACATCTTCCGTGATTACGTTACTCACCTGGAGAAAACCGTAAGGTTTGCCACCCCGGAGTACCTGGGGATAGATGAAATCCACATCATCCACCCTCGCTGCGTGGTCTGTAACGTCAAGGACAGAACAATAATCAATATTCTGCAAAACCGGAACAAAGAGACAGTGATTAAGTACCTCATGGAGCTACCGGACAGGGATAGGGTTAAGTATGTCAGCATGGATATGTGGCAGCCGTACCGGGATGCAGTTAAGTTGGTCTTGCCCCAGGCTAAAATAATCGTGGACAAATTTCACGTCCTCCGCATGGCTAACCAGGGCGTGGAAACAGTTAGGAAAGACATAAGGGCAAACATGACACCCAAGCAACGCCGTACCCTAATGCACGATAGGTTTGTCTTGCTGAAACGCAGGCACGAGCTGAAAGAGGCCGAATTTCTCAAACTCGAATCATGGACTAAGAACCTCCCGGATCTTGGCAAAGCCTACGAGTTGAAAGAAGAGTTTTTCCAAGTGTATGAAAGTAAGAACCAGGCTGAAGCTATTGAACGTTACAACGCCTGGCTTTCTAAGGTTACTGATGAGATTTGCTTTGCCTTTGAACCATTAATAAAAGCCCTAACTAACTGGCACCATGAGGTCTTTAACTACTTCAACCACCCCATTACCAACGCCTACACTGAGGCCCTGAATGGGCTAATCCGGGTTATGAACCGCCTGGGTAGAGGGTATTCCTTTGAAGCTTTACGGGCTAAGATCCTGTTCACCGAAGGGCTATCCAAGTCTAAGAGGCCCTTGTACCGGAGACAGAACCGGGAACCTATTATGAGCAGGATGGTTATTGCAGAAACAACCATAGATTACCAGAACTGGGATACCGGAGTACCCATAACAACATTGGTTGATTTTATTGAAAAAGGAAAAATCTAG
- a CDS encoding tyrosine-type recombinase/integrase, producing the protein MKKEKSRCHQHTNPDSRKNEPLFLSERNTRMSDRTIRHMVTKYAKGAGLEDVSPHTLRHTFCKSLADQGVRLEHIAYLAGHESLETTRRYTQPGENDLRKAVQTISEKR; encoded by the coding sequence TTGAAAAAGGAAAAATCTAGGTGCCATCAACACACTAATCCGGATAGCCGTAAAAATGAACCCCTATTTTTAAGTGAAAGAAATACCCGGATGTCTGACAGGACGATAAGGCATATGGTTACTAAATATGCAAAAGGTGCAGGACTTGAGGATGTTTCCCCCCATACGCTAAGGCATACATTTTGTAAGAGTCTCGCAGATCAAGGAGTCAGGCTTGAACATATTGCCTATCTCGCCGGTCATGAGAGCCTTGAAACTACTCGGAGGTATACCCAGCCGGGAGAAAATGACTTAAGGAAAGCCGTTCAAACAATATCAGAAAAAAGATAA
- a CDS encoding DEAD/DEAH box helicase — MLKLKNYQSRTLTKLTEFLEKSWIFSPQQVFEEVQDAPGFFPKYHSLPELENIPYVCLRLPTGGGKTLLSSYIIGVVANAYMEIDFPIVLWLTPTDIIRRQTLETLKNPQHPNREALDSQFGGLVRIFDISEFPQLRQQDIGGAVCIFVATFAAFRVNSTGGRKVYAHHEELEPHFKCIPSRSPHLELNDQGEIKYSFANLLAYHNPLVIVDEAHNHTSKLSIEVLQRIRPAAIVELTATPANNSNVLFKVSASELKAEDMIKLPVRLIEHKSWEDAVTNAIQTRERLDELAKNEEQYIRPIVLFQAENKDKDVTVDVILKYLTEDENIPREAIAVATGEQRELDGIDLFDPDCTVKYVITIQALKEGWDCSFAYVFCSTARVQSAKDAEQLLGRVLRMPYAKRRKQDDLNRAYAHVSVTTWSEAVSQIRDNMISMGFEDVEAENNIQYEQIKLLEPEEKPAVFCEEVVVYSSFAPEITSLNFALQADTDIEKTDNGYKVTFLCTSQNDLRELESKASIMFTSSVDQQQLVKEVTTKQGYTRPPSPAEKGEKLIVPQLCLNFGDGEFGVAERESFLPDGWNILDFPTNLDNFQPVEDGHAFEIDIKGTKIYERVLEGQEALSLGIATHWTEAQLVGWLDRKLRQPDIPYTSLVEFIRRHVRYLQEFKKVNLPDLVRLRFVLEKLLKQKISNCREKSYEQGVQNVLFDTPEVAYVSSDVSVVFQEGQYPVNSFYRGSFRFLKHFFPVISTMNNEEIECAKALEMNKKVKTWVRNLERQPQSSFWLPTSTDKFYPDFVAQLFDGRILVVEYKGEQLATNKDTQEKDMIGQLWAKQSGGNCLFLMATKNDTDGKDLYTQINKIIEVN, encoded by the coding sequence ATGCTTAAGTTAAAAAACTATCAAAGTCGTACTTTAACTAAACTCACTGAATTTCTTGAAAAATCTTGGATATTTTCTCCACAACAAGTATTTGAAGAAGTACAGGATGCACCCGGATTTTTTCCAAAATATCACAGTTTACCGGAGTTAGAAAATATTCCATATGTTTGTTTGAGACTTCCTACAGGGGGTGGGAAAACTCTTTTATCTTCATATATTATTGGTGTTGTCGCTAATGCCTACATGGAGATAGACTTTCCAATCGTACTTTGGCTTACACCAACTGACATTATTCGTAGACAGACTCTGGAGACGCTTAAAAATCCTCAGCATCCGAACCGAGAAGCATTGGACAGTCAATTCGGCGGGCTGGTTAGGATATTTGACATATCAGAATTCCCCCAACTTCGGCAACAAGATATTGGGGGAGCTGTTTGTATATTTGTTGCGACTTTCGCTGCATTTAGGGTAAACTCTACCGGTGGTCGTAAAGTATATGCTCACCACGAGGAGTTAGAACCTCACTTTAAGTGTATACCGTCACGCAGCCCTCACCTTGAATTAAATGACCAGGGAGAGATAAAATACTCTTTTGCTAACCTTCTTGCCTACCATAACCCTTTGGTTATCGTGGATGAGGCTCACAATCATACTAGCAAATTAAGTATAGAGGTTCTACAACGTATTCGACCGGCTGCCATAGTTGAACTCACCGCTACACCGGCTAATAATTCCAACGTCCTTTTTAAGGTTAGTGCATCAGAACTAAAAGCTGAGGATATGATTAAGCTGCCTGTGCGGCTAATTGAGCATAAATCCTGGGAAGATGCTGTCACTAATGCTATTCAAACCCGAGAAAGATTGGATGAGTTAGCTAAAAACGAAGAGCAGTATATTAGGCCCATAGTCTTATTTCAGGCAGAGAATAAGGATAAAGACGTGACCGTCGACGTTATCTTAAAATACCTAACTGAAGATGAAAATATTCCCCGCGAGGCTATTGCAGTTGCTACTGGTGAACAGCGAGAATTAGACGGAATTGACTTATTTGATCCGGATTGTACTGTAAAATACGTTATAACCATACAAGCATTAAAAGAGGGTTGGGACTGTTCTTTTGCCTACGTTTTCTGCTCAACAGCTAGGGTACAGTCTGCAAAAGACGCTGAACAGCTTTTAGGCCGAGTCCTCCGAATGCCTTATGCTAAACGCAGGAAGCAAGATGACCTAAACCGAGCCTATGCTCACGTTTCTGTTACTACCTGGTCTGAGGCAGTTAGTCAGATTAGAGATAATATGATTAGCATGGGCTTTGAAGATGTAGAAGCTGAGAATAACATTCAATATGAGCAAATCAAATTACTTGAACCAGAAGAAAAACCTGCGGTTTTTTGTGAGGAAGTTGTAGTCTATTCTTCTTTTGCGCCTGAAATTACCTCATTGAATTTCGCATTACAAGCTGATACAGATATCGAAAAGACTGACAATGGCTATAAGGTAACATTTCTTTGCACCAGCCAGAATGACTTGCGAGAGCTTGAAAGTAAAGCTTCCATCATGTTCACTTCTTCTGTGGATCAACAGCAACTGGTTAAAGAGGTAACAACCAAACAGGGTTATACACGTCCACCCTCCCCTGCAGAGAAAGGGGAAAAGTTAATAGTCCCACAACTCTGTCTTAATTTCGGAGATGGAGAATTTGGGGTAGCTGAACGTGAATCCTTCTTACCAGATGGTTGGAACATACTGGACTTTCCTACCAACTTGGATAACTTTCAACCTGTAGAGGATGGGCACGCTTTTGAAATAGATATCAAGGGCACAAAGATTTATGAGAGAGTGTTAGAAGGACAAGAGGCGCTAAGTTTGGGAATAGCTACTCACTGGACAGAGGCTCAGCTTGTAGGATGGTTAGATAGAAAACTTCGTCAGCCTGATATTCCTTACACATCTCTAGTCGAGTTCATCCGGCGTCATGTTCGGTATCTCCAGGAATTTAAAAAAGTGAACCTCCCTGATTTGGTTCGGCTAAGATTTGTACTGGAAAAACTCCTAAAACAAAAAATTTCCAACTGTCGTGAAAAGTCTTACGAGCAAGGGGTACAAAACGTTTTATTTGATACCCCTGAAGTAGCCTATGTTTCTTCTGATGTTTCAGTGGTATTCCAAGAAGGTCAATATCCTGTTAATTCTTTTTATAGGGGTAGCTTTAGATTTCTAAAACATTTTTTCCCTGTGATTAGTACAATGAATAATGAAGAAATAGAGTGCGCGAAGGCTCTGGAAATGAACAAAAAGGTTAAGACCTGGGTACGAAATCTCGAACGCCAACCTCAATCTTCCTTTTGGTTGCCTACATCAACAGATAAATTTTATCCGGATTTTGTTGCACAACTGTTCGACGGCCGCATTCTAGTTGTTGAATATAAGGGCGAGCAGCTTGCAACTAATAAAGATACCCAGGAAAAGGACATGATAGGCCAACTCTGGGCAAAACAAAGTGGTGGAAATTGCCTTTTTTTAATGGCAACAAAAAATGATACTGATGGTAAGGATTTATATACCCAGATTAATAAAATAATTGAAGTAAATTAA
- a CDS encoding site-specific DNA-methyltransferase, with the protein MPILHWLDRDKTLTIANKIPFRLLEEDQQYSYGDNTPNMIIQGDNLEALKALLPYFAGQVKCIYIDPPYNIGAAFEHYDDNLEHSQWLQLIYPRLELLREFLSQDGSIWVSIDDSEAAYLKVIMDEIFGRKRFIACNVWQKRYSRENREAIGDVHEYIFTYAKNPDLFKKTRNMVPITEKQAKVYRNPNNDPLGRWRPVPMTAQEGHATPEQYYEVITPTGKVHKPPKGRCWGISKATYEDLLAKGRIYFGKTGNSQPNIIRYIWQVPGVAPWTWWPSEEVGHTDEAKKEIHALFGKIKAFDTPKPERLIQRIIHIATNPGDLIMDSFLGSGTTAAVAHKMGRRYIGVEMGEQAVTHVVPRLQKVVEGEQGGISNPVDWQGGGGFRFYRLGEPVFDSDGHLNSSVKFQALAAHIWFTETKIPYQGQADLPLLGIHNNVAYYLLYNGILGDKRPNGGNVLTNKLLAILPPYDGEKVIFGEATRLGEARLRELGITFKQTPYDLKMR; encoded by the coding sequence ATGCCAATATTACATTGGCTTGATCGTGACAAAACATTAACGATTGCTAATAAAATACCCTTTAGACTGTTGGAGGAGGATCAGCAATACAGCTACGGAGATAATACACCAAATATGATAATTCAAGGGGACAACTTAGAGGCTCTCAAGGCCTTGTTACCCTATTTTGCAGGTCAAGTTAAGTGTATATACATTGACCCGCCGTATAACATAGGAGCAGCCTTTGAACATTATGACGACAACCTCGAACACTCACAATGGTTACAACTGATATACCCCCGGTTGGAATTGCTAAGAGAATTTTTAAGTCAAGACGGCAGTATCTGGGTGTCTATTGACGATAGCGAAGCCGCATATTTAAAGGTTATTATGGATGAAATTTTTGGTCGAAAGAGATTTATTGCGTGTAATGTTTGGCAAAAACGTTATTCCCGTGAAAATCGAGAGGCTATTGGCGATGTTCATGAATATATTTTTACTTATGCAAAGAATCCAGATTTATTCAAAAAAACAAGGAACATGGTTCCGATTACTGAAAAGCAAGCAAAGGTGTACAGGAATCCAAATAATGATCCATTAGGGCGTTGGAGACCAGTTCCAATGACTGCACAGGAAGGCCATGCAACTCCAGAACAATACTATGAGGTAATTACACCAACAGGAAAAGTACATAAGCCACCAAAAGGACGATGCTGGGGAATTTCAAAAGCTACCTATGAAGACTTGCTTGCAAAAGGCCGCATTTATTTTGGGAAAACTGGAAATAGCCAGCCTAACATCATAAGATACATCTGGCAAGTGCCTGGTGTAGCCCCCTGGACATGGTGGCCTTCGGAAGAAGTTGGTCATACAGATGAGGCAAAAAAAGAGATTCATGCACTTTTTGGTAAGATCAAGGCCTTTGACACACCAAAGCCTGAACGACTTATTCAAAGAATAATTCACATCGCAACAAACCCTGGGGATCTTATAATGGATTCATTTTTAGGATCTGGAACTACTGCAGCTGTTGCTCACAAAATGGGGCGGCGATATATTGGCGTGGAAATGGGAGAACAAGCAGTCACGCACGTAGTACCTCGACTCCAAAAAGTAGTAGAGGGAGAACAAGGGGGTATTTCTAATCCTGTAGATTGGCAAGGTGGTGGCGGTTTCCGTTTTTACCGCCTCGGTGAGCCAGTCTTTGACAGTGATGGCCATTTGAACTCTTCTGTTAAGTTCCAGGCCCTTGCCGCCCATATATGGTTCACTGAAACTAAAATACCTTATCAAGGGCAGGCTGATTTACCACTTCTAGGAATTCATAATAATGTAGCTTATTATCTTCTATACAACGGCATACTTGGAGATAAACGTCCCAATGGTGGTAACGTACTAACTAACAAACTTTTAGCTATTCTACCTCCCTATGATGGTGAGAAAGTTATATTTGGTGAAGCTACACGTTTAGGTGAAGCTCGCCTACGTGAATTAGGGATTACATTTAAGCAAACACCCTACGATTTAAAGATGCGTTAG
- a CDS encoding AAA family ATPase, with protein MKLSKVEIKNFRRVEHAEINLSPASFIIGPNNYGKSSILRAIDALLSLKEDVIKPDDFRLLPDGNRCQTIEICGWFSDIDPETANSRGFKGRVINGQFFYKKTYTLSNTTKPVIETFLYPYQIVEPFDKVKTYTDLLGVGLTEEQIQESLGVKKVENKKLPNEWEFKIEGAIEWDMEAEPQLFKNPGGAPSNVNSKLPRLLYIPSYANSDDVGKADSNKTLLGECLGYIFEDILADNQLAKDIQENLNELQKQMSPDTDESLIKVLCSEVNNIIGDVFPNCGIHINPSLQGLTEILKPKYSVEMYSNVNTDATRQGTGLIRTAIFSMLKYHAKLKAKKETRTKPLIIAFEEPEIYLHPSAANMLRDTIYSLGLSNQIISTTHSPWMIDLSKEWQSLTKVYLNKNGFMSTINYGVSEALKNLEEDEKQHVKMIKTFDDELSRVFFAEKCLIVEGDSEQIAIKNTLNLLPEDVQKEIKSTFQITKARGKAAIISLVKYLQALSINPIVMHDLDSQTEGAAKMNKHIEAAVGDTSRVFPLQDCLEDCLNYKVPTSDKPYRAFVETSKWASWDDVPPVWAAIIRSIFEINALEVS; from the coding sequence ATGAAACTATCAAAAGTAGAGATTAAAAATTTCAGAAGGGTAGAACATGCTGAAATAAACCTTAGCCCTGCATCATTTATCATTGGGCCAAATAATTACGGGAAAAGCTCAATTTTACGCGCTATCGATGCATTACTCTCATTAAAGGAAGATGTTATTAAGCCGGATGATTTTAGACTCCTCCCTGATGGCAACAGGTGCCAAACAATAGAAATATGCGGCTGGTTTAGTGATATTGACCCAGAAACTGCCAATAGCCGAGGATTTAAAGGTAGAGTAATTAACGGCCAATTTTTTTATAAAAAGACGTATACCCTTTCAAATACAACAAAACCAGTCATAGAAACCTTTTTATATCCTTATCAAATAGTAGAACCATTTGACAAAGTTAAAACCTACACAGATCTCCTAGGGGTTGGCTTAACCGAGGAACAAATCCAAGAATCACTAGGAGTAAAAAAAGTAGAAAACAAAAAATTACCCAATGAATGGGAATTTAAAATTGAAGGAGCAATTGAATGGGATATGGAAGCAGAACCACAACTGTTCAAAAATCCTGGCGGGGCACCCTCAAACGTGAATTCAAAACTACCGAGATTATTGTATATTCCTTCTTACGCCAATTCTGATGACGTAGGAAAAGCCGATAGCAACAAAACTCTTCTAGGTGAGTGCCTTGGTTATATTTTTGAGGATATACTCGCAGATAACCAGCTCGCTAAAGATATTCAAGAAAACCTTAATGAACTTCAGAAGCAAATGTCTCCAGATACAGATGAATCACTTATTAAAGTTCTTTGCTCTGAAGTTAATAATATAATTGGAGACGTTTTCCCTAACTGTGGCATTCATATAAATCCTTCTTTACAGGGCCTAACGGAGATACTTAAACCAAAATACTCTGTAGAAATGTATTCAAATGTTAACACTGATGCCACTAGACAAGGTACTGGTCTCATAAGAACGGCAATCTTCTCAATGCTTAAATATCATGCAAAATTGAAAGCAAAAAAAGAGACTAGGACAAAGCCCTTAATTATTGCCTTTGAAGAGCCAGAAATTTACCTTCACCCATCAGCTGCTAACATGTTGCGAGACACAATTTATAGCCTTGGTCTGTCAAACCAAATAATTAGTACAACCCATTCTCCATGGATGATTGATCTTTCAAAGGAATGGCAAAGCCTTACAAAGGTTTATTTAAACAAAAATGGCTTCATGTCAACCATTAATTATGGCGTTTCGGAAGCCCTCAAGAATCTAGAAGAAGATGAAAAGCAACATGTAAAAATGATAAAAACATTTGACGATGAACTTTCCAGGGTATTCTTTGCGGAGAAATGCCTAATTGTAGAGGGTGACTCTGAACAAATAGCAATTAAGAATACTCTTAATCTCTTGCCAGAAGATGTCCAGAAGGAAATTAAATCTACCTTTCAAATTACAAAGGCAAGGGGTAAAGCCGCCATTATTTCTCTAGTTAAATACCTTCAGGCTCTCTCAATTAACCCAATTGTAATGCATGATTTAGATAGCCAAACAGAAGGTGCGGCAAAAATGAATAAACATATTGAAGCAGCTGTTGGAGATACATCCAGGGTATTCCCACTCCAGGACTGTTTAGAGGATTGTTTGAATTACAAAGTACCAACATCGGACAAACCCTACAGGGCATTTGTAGAAACTTCTAAATGGGCTTCGTGGGATGACGTACCCCCTGTTTGGGCCGCTATTATCAGAAGCATATTTGAAATTAATGCTCTTGAGGTTAGTTAA
- a CDS encoding nuclease-related domain-containing protein yields the protein MFKKYISNSYLKKFSFLTILWLALTASGVVLLFYGAISILSFLFSSNHSLLELIVTSSLAFIGLPLGWFHFHIAKHLKKYISTQKKGWEGEQLFYKLDSLNIKHKRLTDLDLITPDGEKSQIDALIILPKVVICVEIKNRASYYVDKDGKWYSLKFKKWVNTRSPIAQNEYHCKFIKSLLYNNGFSTDVWSLVVLTDPRGEYRLENLKVPHKTKLITLDEVGKTIYEISSSSKVDTFLNLDSIENTILKYQEPFDFEKTIKKELGYFIKYLIE from the coding sequence ATGTTTAAAAAGTATATAAGCAATTCATACTTGAAAAAGTTTTCTTTTTTAACAATTCTATGGTTAGCCCTTACGGCCTCAGGTGTGGTATTACTTTTTTATGGAGCAATTTCTATTCTTTCATTCTTATTCTCTAGTAACCATTCCTTACTAGAATTAATTGTAACTAGTTCCTTAGCATTTATAGGATTACCTCTTGGTTGGTTTCATTTTCATATAGCAAAACACCTTAAAAAATACATTTCTACTCAAAAGAAAGGGTGGGAAGGAGAACAGTTATTCTATAAACTAGATTCATTAAATATAAAACATAAAAGACTTACGGATCTTGATTTAATCACACCAGATGGTGAAAAATCACAAATTGATGCATTAATCATTCTCCCAAAGGTAGTTATCTGTGTTGAAATTAAAAACCGGGCTTCTTATTATGTTGATAAAGATGGAAAATGGTACTCACTTAAATTTAAGAAATGGGTAAACACAAGGAGTCCAATCGCCCAGAATGAATATCATTGCAAATTCATTAAAAGTTTATTATATAATAATGGTTTTTCTACAGATGTTTGGTCCTTAGTGGTACTTACGGATCCAAGAGGAGAGTATCGTTTAGAAAACCTAAAAGTACCACATAAAACTAAGCTAATTACCCTTGATGAAGTAGGAAAGACAATTTATGAAATATCGTCATCATCTAAAGTAGATACCTTCTTAAATTTAGATTCTATTGAAAACACTATCCTAAAGTATCAGGAGCCATTTGATTTTGAAAAAACCATTAAGAAAGAACTAGGGTATTTTATAAAATATCTAATTGAGTAA
- a CDS encoding IS4 family transposase codes for MDKDTSKSTYNQLFQAIYNEKFLSNVKESEVDAYTKKLTVVKLIQMISYAQLEQLKGLRHISNSLNNDNFRSAVGLDSISASQLSRKLRELSPELIQSLFSDIVHQFGTQIGFKSIRHELGRIYLIDSSTISLCLSRYRWAEFRKTKSGVKLHLRIQLFEQGVLPDKAIIKPAKPADKTQMDALVVEEDALNVFDRGYLDYKKFDKYCNNGTRFVSRLKSNAIVETLEEFPTNPDSLIKKDQKVILGKDGITKMQYPLRLIETEDTEGKPVIIITNDYELSAEEISYIYRYRWQIELFFKWIKQHLCVKHFYGLSQQAVENQLLIALITYCLMILLKMKTGYEGPLLKIKMLLSTCLYIEFSEFVRKLQLKSGQSSRGRRCIDHEKVYNITLVQVLQGEAEHLDDLTYDPIIA; via the coding sequence ATGGACAAGGATACCAGTAAATCCACATATAATCAACTATTTCAAGCAATTTATAATGAAAAATTTTTAAGCAATGTCAAAGAATCAGAAGTTGATGCTTACACGAAGAAGTTAACCGTTGTCAAACTAATTCAAATGATTTCCTATGCACAGTTAGAGCAACTTAAAGGTCTACGCCATATCAGTAACAGCTTGAACAATGATAATTTTAGATCAGCAGTAGGTTTAGATTCAATTAGTGCTTCACAGTTATCCCGTAAATTAAGAGAGTTATCTCCTGAATTAATTCAGTCTCTGTTTTCTGATATAGTCCATCAGTTTGGAACCCAAATCGGTTTTAAATCCATAAGGCATGAATTAGGTCGTATTTATCTGATAGACTCTTCAACCATAAGCCTTTGTCTTTCCCGATATAGATGGGCAGAGTTCAGAAAAACCAAAAGCGGAGTTAAATTACACCTCCGTATCCAACTGTTTGAACAAGGGGTTCTACCAGACAAAGCAATAATTAAACCGGCCAAACCTGCTGACAAAACACAAATGGATGCCTTGGTTGTAGAAGAAGATGCCCTAAACGTTTTTGACCGTGGCTACCTGGATTACAAGAAATTCGACAAATATTGTAATAACGGTACCAGATTTGTTAGTCGTCTAAAGAGTAATGCAATAGTTGAAACATTAGAGGAATTTCCAACAAACCCAGATAGCTTAATCAAAAAAGACCAAAAGGTAATCTTAGGCAAAGACGGCATAACCAAGATGCAATACCCCTTGCGGCTAATAGAAACAGAGGATACCGAAGGTAAGCCTGTAATTATCATTACCAATGACTATGAGTTAAGTGCCGAGGAAATAAGCTATATATATCGCTACCGCTGGCAAATCGAATTATTCTTTAAGTGGATCAAACAACATCTCTGTGTAAAACACTTCTATGGTCTAAGCCAGCAGGCTGTGGAAAACCAATTACTGATAGCGCTGATTACCTACTGTTTAATGATATTGCTTAAAATGAAAACCGGTTACGAGGGTCCGTTACTAAAAATTAAGATGTTGCTTAGCACATGCCTTTACATAGAATTCTCTGAGTTTGTACGAAAACTCCAGCTCAAGTCAGGCCAAAGTTCAAGAGGACGACGGTGTATAGACCATGAAAAAGTCTACAACATTACGTTAGTACAGGTACTACAAGGTGAGGCAGAACACCTGGATGATCTAACTTACGACCCGATAATAGCTTAG